The DNA segment TATCCGTAGGTTGGTCGCGCCAGATTTCTACCAACTCTCTGTATACTTCTAGTGCTTTGCCTGTATCCCGCACTGAGTCATTGACCGCATAAATTTCCTCGCCTACCCGCAGTACCAAGTTCACGGTTAACACCGCCCTCGCTACCAGGGAAGCCATCACCCCTTCCGGATCGGTCAAAGGCCATTGCTCCCCATACTTGGACTGCGTGACCTTAATACACCTTTGTATAGTAATAGAGAAAATTTGGTCGCTAAGGCTGAAAGTTGTGA comes from the Funiculus sociatus GB2-C1 genome and includes:
- a CDS encoding DUF2511 domain-containing protein produces the protein MFSITIQRCIKVTQSKYGEQWPLTDPEGVMASLVARAVLTVNLVLRVGEEIYAVNDSVRDTGKALEVYRELVEIWRDQPTDTGDNVPVPDELIRQGLSI